A stretch of the Sorangium aterium genome encodes the following:
- a CDS encoding Uma2 family endonuclease has protein sequence MVQAAARSPAPASGRRMSLVEWAALPEDEPGELVDGLLVEEEVSGYVHEVVVGWLIHMLRVWITPRGGLVGGSDAKFAVKAQRGRKPDVTVFFPENRRPPARGLVRIPPDIAVEVVSPTPSDGRRDRVEKLREYAAFGVRWYWIVDPQLRSIEVLELGADGRYAHALDATDGSIDVPGCEGLRLELDALWEEVDQLGAEEGEAPEEDQESLPR, from the coding sequence ATGGTCCAGGCCGCGGCTCGTTCACCCGCACCCGCGTCAGGCCGGCGGATGTCGCTCGTCGAGTGGGCGGCCTTGCCCGAGGATGAGCCGGGCGAGCTCGTGGACGGGCTGCTCGTGGAGGAAGAGGTGTCCGGCTACGTTCACGAGGTCGTGGTCGGCTGGTTGATCCACATGCTCCGCGTCTGGATCACCCCCCGCGGCGGGCTGGTGGGCGGCTCGGACGCGAAATTCGCGGTCAAGGCGCAGCGGGGCCGGAAGCCCGACGTGACCGTCTTTTTTCCCGAGAACCGGAGGCCGCCGGCGCGGGGGCTCGTGCGTATCCCGCCCGATATCGCCGTCGAGGTCGTCTCTCCCACGCCGAGCGACGGGCGCCGCGATCGTGTCGAGAAGCTCCGCGAATATGCCGCCTTCGGGGTGCGCTGGTACTGGATCGTCGATCCGCAGCTCCGGAGCATCGAGGTCCTGGAGCTCGGGGCGGATGGGCGCTATGCGCACGCGCTCGACGCGACCGATGGGAGCATCGATGTGCCTGGGTGCGAAGGGCTCCGGCTGGAACTCGATGCGTTGTGGGAGGAAGTCGATCAGCTCGGCGCCGAGGAGGGCGAAGCGCCGGAGGAAGACCAGGAGAGCTTGCCGCGGTAG
- a CDS encoding TetR/AcrR family transcriptional regulator, whose protein sequence is MASSRPKTTKTSGTTQAERLQASSLQRREQQKENLRGAILAAAGELFLEQGYEAFSMRQVAERIGYSATTIYRYYEDKDDLLFAIVHDGFTEFQRALVAAAESTADPIERLVALGAAYVRFGMDNPVHYRLMFMQRFDFVFDQRKARQQPMIDSFDVLQNAVASAMDAGVMQRGDVERHSQVVWALVHGITALGLADRGRFTADDVDRTMEIAMKMMVRGLHP, encoded by the coding sequence ATGGCGAGCTCGCGCCCGAAGACCACGAAGACCAGCGGCACGACCCAGGCGGAGCGCCTGCAGGCGTCGAGCTTGCAGCGCCGCGAGCAGCAGAAGGAGAACCTGCGGGGCGCGATCCTGGCGGCGGCGGGCGAGCTGTTTCTGGAGCAGGGCTACGAGGCGTTCTCGATGCGCCAGGTGGCCGAGCGCATCGGCTACTCGGCGACGACGATCTACCGCTATTACGAGGACAAGGACGATCTCCTGTTCGCGATCGTCCACGACGGCTTCACCGAGTTCCAGCGGGCGCTCGTCGCGGCCGCCGAGAGCACGGCGGACCCGATCGAGCGGCTCGTGGCGCTCGGCGCCGCGTACGTTCGCTTCGGCATGGACAACCCGGTGCACTACCGGCTGATGTTCATGCAGCGCTTCGATTTCGTCTTCGACCAGCGGAAGGCGCGGCAGCAGCCGATGATCGACTCGTTCGACGTGCTGCAAAACGCGGTCGCGTCCGCGATGGATGCCGGCGTGATGCAGCGCGGAGACGTGGAGCGCCACAGCCAGGTGGTCTGGGCCCTGGTCCACGGGATCACCGCCCTCGGCCTGGCCGACCGCGGCCGCTTCACGGCCGACGACGTCGACCGGACCATGGAGATCGCCATGAAGATGATGGTCCGGGGCCTGCACCCCTGA
- a CDS encoding ABA4-like family protein, translating into MMDKVFGLSGLLVMPFWFLMIFLPRARWTRRIMESPLVVVAPALLYTALVLPVIGEVLPIVNQPSLAAVAPLLGSPAGATIGWVHFLTFDLFVGRWVYLDSRDRDISPWLMAPVLYLTLMLGPMGFSLYLAVRAIADRSARALDRTVAQRRVEEA; encoded by the coding sequence ATGATGGATAAGGTCTTTGGACTGAGCGGCTTGCTCGTGATGCCGTTCTGGTTCCTCATGATTTTTCTGCCCCGCGCTCGATGGACGCGGCGGATCATGGAGTCGCCGCTCGTCGTCGTCGCGCCCGCGCTGCTCTACACGGCGCTCGTCCTCCCGGTCATCGGCGAGGTGCTGCCGATCGTCAACCAGCCGAGCCTCGCGGCGGTCGCCCCGCTGCTCGGCTCGCCCGCGGGCGCCACGATCGGCTGGGTTCACTTCCTCACCTTCGATCTCTTCGTGGGCCGGTGGGTGTACCTCGACAGCCGCGATCGCGACATCTCGCCGTGGCTCATGGCCCCGGTGCTCTATCTGACGCTGATGCTCGGGCCGATGGGGTTCTCGCTCTACCTCGCCGTCCGCGCGATCGCCGATCGATCGGCGCGCGCCCTCGACAGGACCGTGGCGCAGCGCCGCGTCGAGGAGGCCTGA
- a CDS encoding type VI secretion system Vgr family protein, giving the protein MPDNFVVQSSALPSSTKLVAFHGTEGISKPYRFELYLVMTNDAGQSFDMAAAVGQPVSISLERSDGGEPFLRSGVLGSIELINEFVGRSVFRATMVPRLALLAMSFHSRVFTVQAIPAIIQAVLQKGGVTDCALQLQGSYNPEEHICQYRETDYAFIARWMEREGIYYYFEHGEGGETLVLVDNKSAHQPHGGKPIRYFPQPGGANTAKDTFHAFTCRHEAMPGTVRLKDYNYATPAVPVTGQASVSPSGVGEVSVFGARFFSSGDGARLARIKAESLSATGVVYQAMGKAATVVPGFTFEIEDHPRAAFNTKYLAIEVEHWSNQAPDMPELRDFTTWTENYRMEAKAIPTTTQFRAPQVTEWPRIYGTEIAIVEGAAVSEYAQIDSQGRYRIKFLFDESDLSGGKASTWVRMLQPHGGGIEGFHFPLRAGVEVMCAFEGGDPDRPAIVGVAPNALTPSPVTSGNNTRNVIQTGGRNRLELEDQAGQERVTLSTPYDNTYLRMGAPNGGASYEVKSQGHAYVWIGGSSENIVTGNRTAITVGISESVIGGFSLSAVGGYAGSFIAGYSQNVILGYRHTTILGNEKTILRGNRKTNITRNRSTKIGGDDTFTLVGDRLATIRGNSSLRIMGRRNTQIRGKDESTFFNGRETTVFVSNKTTINGTSETDVNGTRRTDVRGHATGNFYAGRTTTVHAGGSTKTIRGGNTAKIYGPRKTTVYGPSSSTINGPAESKITGLYTTKIGSRVEVINGTKYENIKGLAFKRAPLEIKKLNAAEISAKGYKASAEILTIKARLGLSNADLHILK; this is encoded by the coding sequence ATGCCTGACAATTTCGTCGTCCAATCAAGCGCCCTGCCCTCTTCCACCAAGCTCGTAGCTTTCCACGGCACCGAGGGTATTTCGAAGCCCTATCGCTTCGAGCTCTACCTGGTGATGACGAACGACGCCGGCCAGAGCTTTGATATGGCCGCGGCCGTGGGGCAGCCGGTGAGCATCTCCCTGGAGCGGAGCGACGGCGGCGAGCCCTTCCTTCGAAGCGGCGTCCTCGGCAGCATCGAGCTCATCAACGAGTTCGTCGGTCGGTCCGTCTTCCGGGCCACCATGGTCCCGCGCCTCGCCTTGCTCGCCATGTCGTTTCACAGCCGCGTCTTCACCGTGCAGGCCATCCCGGCGATCATTCAAGCCGTCCTTCAAAAGGGCGGCGTCACGGACTGCGCCCTCCAGCTCCAGGGCTCCTACAACCCCGAGGAGCATATCTGTCAGTACCGCGAGACCGATTATGCCTTCATCGCCCGGTGGATGGAGCGCGAAGGCATCTATTACTACTTCGAGCATGGGGAGGGCGGCGAGACGCTGGTGCTTGTCGATAACAAGTCTGCCCATCAGCCCCATGGCGGCAAGCCCATTCGCTATTTCCCGCAACCGGGCGGCGCCAACACCGCGAAGGACACCTTCCACGCCTTCACCTGCCGGCATGAGGCCATGCCCGGCACGGTCCGCCTCAAGGACTACAACTACGCCACGCCGGCCGTACCGGTCACCGGGCAGGCGTCGGTCAGCCCGAGCGGCGTTGGCGAGGTCAGCGTGTTCGGCGCGCGGTTCTTCTCGTCGGGCGACGGGGCGCGGCTGGCGCGGATCAAGGCCGAGAGCCTCTCCGCGACCGGCGTCGTGTACCAGGCGATGGGCAAGGCAGCGACGGTGGTCCCCGGGTTTACCTTCGAGATCGAGGACCACCCGCGGGCCGCGTTCAACACGAAGTACCTGGCCATCGAGGTCGAGCACTGGTCCAACCAGGCCCCGGACATGCCCGAGCTCCGCGACTTCACGACGTGGACCGAGAACTACCGCATGGAGGCCAAGGCCATCCCCACGACGACGCAGTTCCGCGCGCCGCAGGTCACCGAGTGGCCGCGCATCTACGGCACCGAGATCGCCATCGTCGAGGGCGCGGCGGTCAGCGAGTACGCGCAGATCGACAGCCAGGGTCGCTACCGGATCAAGTTCCTCTTCGACGAGAGCGACCTGAGCGGGGGGAAGGCGTCGACCTGGGTCCGGATGCTCCAGCCCCACGGCGGCGGCATCGAGGGCTTCCACTTCCCGCTGCGCGCAGGCGTCGAGGTCATGTGCGCCTTCGAGGGGGGCGATCCCGACCGGCCGGCCATCGTCGGCGTCGCGCCCAACGCGCTGACGCCGAGCCCGGTCACGTCGGGGAACAACACGCGGAACGTGATCCAGACGGGCGGGAGGAACCGGCTCGAGCTCGAAGACCAGGCCGGGCAAGAGCGGGTCACGCTGTCGACGCCCTATGACAACACCTACCTCCGGATGGGGGCGCCCAACGGCGGCGCCTCGTACGAGGTCAAGTCGCAAGGGCACGCTTATGTGTGGATCGGAGGCAGCTCCGAGAACATCGTGACTGGCAACCGAACGGCGATCACCGTGGGCATCTCCGAGAGCGTGATCGGGGGCTTCAGCTTGAGCGCCGTCGGAGGATACGCCGGGAGCTTCATCGCTGGATACTCACAGAACGTGATCTTGGGCTATCGCCACACGACCATCCTCGGCAATGAAAAGACGATCCTCCGGGGCAACCGGAAGACCAACATCACGAGGAATCGGAGCACGAAGATCGGGGGCGACGACACGTTCACGCTCGTGGGCGATCGCCTCGCCACCATCAGGGGCAACAGCAGCTTGCGCATCATGGGGAGGCGCAACACCCAGATCAGAGGCAAGGACGAGAGCACCTTCTTCAACGGGCGAGAGACGACGGTCTTCGTATCGAACAAAACGACGATCAACGGCACCAGCGAGACCGATGTCAACGGGACCCGACGCACAGACGTCCGCGGCCATGCCACCGGCAACTTTTACGCGGGGCGAACGACCACCGTTCACGCGGGGGGGAGCACGAAGACGATCAGAGGCGGGAACACCGCCAAGATCTATGGCCCCAGAAAAACCACGGTCTATGGACCGAGCTCGAGCACCATCAATGGCCCCGCCGAAAGCAAGATAACAGGCCTCTACACGACCAAGATCGGGTCGCGCGTCGAGGTCATCAACGGAACGAAATACGAGAACATCAAGGGGCTAGCGTTCAAACGCGCCCCCTTGGAGATAAAGAAACTGAACGCAGCAGAAATCTCGGCAAAGGGCTACAAGGCCTCGGCCGAGATATTGACGATCAAAGCTCGACTCGGCCTCTCGAACGCGGACTTGCACATCCTGAAGTAA